One genomic segment of Impatiens glandulifera chromosome 6, dImpGla2.1, whole genome shotgun sequence includes these proteins:
- the LOC124941314 gene encoding factor of DNA methylation 1-like, producing MGSSSEEESDLSESEIVEYKKKPLDELRSGKYKVKHPHGLRCPYCVGKKKQDYKYKDLLQHATGAGKANARGNAKQKANHLALAEYLETDLAHEAEQLPVRDIEPPMEETEKLEHNDLYCWPWTGIIVNIDNESKSDKYWMAEFSKYKPTDVQVLWDDQFQTTQAVVKFDNDWSGFKNAVEFEKWFEARRRSKKEWKAREGIDKTFYGWLARADDFDSVGPIGNYLRKNGELQTISNLVQEASMDKKKIVANLTNEIDIKNQNLDELQSQYNEKTMSLRRMLEEKDMLHVAYAEETKKMQRLAREHVRSILDEQEKMNYELEVKRKDLDAWNRQLNKREALTERERQKLDEEKQMSTTRNTSLEMASMEQRKADENVLRLVEEQKKEKQEALNKVLQLERQLDAKQKLEMEIEELTGKLQVMRHLGDEDDDAVQNKIKEMNEELQQKQDEMSSLEDLNQALIIKERQSNDELQEARKVLISGLTDMQFSSRAHIGIKRMGDIEMKPFHAACKGKYPVSVAEMKSSELCTLWQEKLRKPEWHPFKVIQTEDGNHEQIIDENDEELKTLREEWGNDVYEAVGTALKEMNEYNPSGNYVISELWNYKENRKATLKEVISHILKSLKTLKRKRT from the exons ATGGGGAGCAGTTCAGAAGAAGAGTCTGATTTGAGCGAATCTGAGATTGTCGAGTATAAGAAGAAACCACTGGATGAATTGAGATCAGGGAAATACAAAGTGAAACATCCACATGGATTAAGGTGTCCATATTGTGTTGGAAAAAAGAAACAAGATTATAAGTATAAGGATCTTCTTCAACATGCAACTGGTGCTGGAAAAGCTAATGCAAGAGGAAATGCAAAACAGAAGGCAAATCACCTTGCACTGGCTGAGTATTTGGAGACTGATTTAGCACATGAAGCTGAGCAGCTGCCTGTGCGAGATATTGAACCTCCAATGGAAGAAACTGAGAAATTGGAGCACAATGATCTCTACTGTTGGCCTTGGACTGGTATAATTGTCAATATTGATAATGAGTCGAAATCCGATAAGTATTGGATGGCTGAATTCTCCAAGTATAAACCCACAGATGTTCAAGTTTTATGGGATGACCAGTTTCAAACAACGCAAGCAGTAGTGAAGTTTGATAATGACTGGAGTGGTTTCAAGAATGCAGTGGAGTTTGAGAAATGGTTTGAGGCTAGGCGTCGCAGCAAGAAAGAGTGGAAGGCACGAGAAGGAATCGACAAGACTTTCTATGGATGGCTTGCTCGTGCAGATGATTTTGATTCAGTTGGGCCAATTGGGAATTATCTTCGGAAAAATGGGGAGCTGCAGACAATTTCCAATCTTGTTCAGGAAGCGTCAATggataaaaagaaaatagtgGCAAACCTGACCAATGAGATcgatattaaaaatcaaaatcttgATGAGTTACAGTCACAGTACAACGAGAAGACAATGTCCTTGCGTAGGATGCTTGAAGAGAAGGATATGTTGCACGTGGCATATGCCGAAg AAACAAAAAAGATGCAACGACTTGCACGAGAACATGTCAGAAGTATTTTAGATGAACAAGAGAAGATGAACTATGAGTTGGAAGTTAAAAGAAAGGATCTTGATGCATGGAACAGACAATTGAACAAGCGTGAAGCATTGACTGAACGTGAAAGGCAAAAACTTGACGAGGAGAAGCAAATG AGTACAACAAGAAATACTTCGCTTGAAATGGCATCTATGGAGCAAAGGAAGGCTGATGAGAATGTCTTGAGATTAGTTGAAGAGCAAAAG aaagaaaaacaagaagCCCTGAACAAGGTCCTTCAGTTGGAAAGGCAGCTAGATGCAAAGCAGAAGCTAGAGATGGAAATTGAAGAGCTGACAGGAAAACTTCAAGTGATGAGGCATCTTggagatgaagatgatgatgcagtgcaaaataaaattaaagagatgAATGAAGAATTACAACAGAAGCAAGATGAGATGTCTAGTTTGGAAGATTTAAACCAAGCACTCATCATCAAAGAGAGACAAAGCAACGATGAACTGCAAGAAGCTCGGAAAGTACTAATTTCG GGCTTGACTGATATGCAATTTAGTTCTCGGGCTCATATTGGGATAAAAAGAATGGGAGATATTGAAATGAAGCCTTTTCATGCTGCATGCAAGGGAAAATATCCAGTTTCTGTCGCAGAAATGAAATCATCGGAATTGTGCACCTTGTGGCAGGAAAAGTTGAGAAAACCGGAGTGGCATCCATTCAAGGTCATTCAGACTGAAGATGGAAACCATGAG CAAATCATAGATGAAAACGACGAGGAACTTAAAACTCTGAGGGAGGAGTGGGGAAATGACGTTTATGAAGCTGTGGGAACTGCCTTAAAAGAGATGAATGAGTATAACCCAAGTGGTAATTATGTGATTTCCGAGCTATGGAACTACAAAGAGAATAGGAAAGCAACACTAAAAGAAGTTATTTCACACATCCTCAAGAGTTTGAAGACACTAAAGCGAAAGAGAACATGA